In a genomic window of Streptomyces koelreuteriae:
- a CDS encoding DUF4394 domain-containing protein, with translation MVTSTALMLGAPGTGSAAPAATPSLRAFGISGDGTLMATFTTDRPQVLDWVRAVTGLSGDTGLIGIDFRVQDGLMYGVGNKGGIYTIKTPPATTDVVVTKVSQLQYALHGANFGVDFNPAADRLRVISDNGQNLRHNLGDHSTIQDLNLTTPPTEGTTKGVSAAAYTNNDLNAATATTLVDINTTTDQVVLQSPANNGTLAPTGSLGIDAGINAGMDIYSTLSGGKTVDNAAFASLTPYGANTPSLYSVNVFTGQATSIGQFPLNITDLAVSLTGS, from the coding sequence ATGGTCACATCGACGGCGCTCATGCTCGGCGCGCCCGGCACCGGCTCGGCCGCCCCCGCCGCCACGCCCAGCCTGCGCGCCTTCGGGATCAGCGGCGACGGCACCCTGATGGCCACGTTCACGACCGACCGGCCGCAGGTCCTCGACTGGGTCAGGGCCGTCACCGGCCTCAGCGGCGACACAGGCCTGATCGGGATCGACTTCCGCGTGCAGGACGGCCTCATGTACGGCGTCGGCAACAAGGGCGGCATCTACACGATCAAGACCCCGCCGGCCACCACGGACGTGGTGGTCACCAAGGTGTCCCAACTGCAGTACGCGCTGCACGGCGCGAACTTCGGCGTCGACTTCAACCCCGCCGCCGACCGCCTGCGCGTGATCAGCGACAACGGCCAGAACCTGCGGCACAACCTGGGCGACCACAGCACCATCCAGGATCTGAACCTCACCACCCCGCCGACCGAGGGCACGACCAAGGGTGTCTCGGCCGCCGCCTACACGAACAACGACCTCAACGCGGCCACCGCGACCACGCTCGTCGACATCAACACGACCACGGACCAGGTCGTCCTCCAGTCCCCGGCGAACAACGGCACGCTCGCCCCGACCGGCAGCCTCGGCATCGACGCCGGAATCAACGCCGGCATGGACATCTACAGCACCCTGTCCGGCGGGAAGACGGTCGACAACGCCGCGTTCGCCTCCCTCACCCCGTACGGCGCCAACACCCCCTCGCTGTACAGCGTCAACGTCTTCACCGGCCAGGCCACCTCCATCGGCCAGTTCCCGCTGAACATCACGGACCTGGCCGTCTCCCTCACCGGATCCTGA
- a CDS encoding NUDIX hydrolase codes for MATPDFIRTLRASAGHQLLWLPGVTAIVFDDQGRVLLNRRSDTGKWSVIGGIPDPGEEPAACAVREVHEETAVHCVAERVVLVQALSPVTYDNGDTCQYMDITLRCRAVGGEARVNDDESLDVGWFDIDALPELNEFGLLRIKQAVSDTPTWFDPTAPS; via the coding sequence ATGGCTACTCCTGACTTCATCCGGACCCTCCGCGCATCGGCCGGCCATCAGCTGCTCTGGCTCCCCGGAGTCACCGCCATCGTCTTCGACGACCAGGGCAGAGTGCTGCTCAACCGCCGGTCCGACACCGGCAAGTGGTCCGTGATCGGCGGCATCCCGGACCCGGGGGAGGAGCCCGCGGCCTGCGCCGTACGGGAGGTCCACGAGGAGACGGCCGTGCACTGCGTCGCCGAGCGGGTCGTCCTCGTCCAGGCGCTCAGCCCCGTCACCTACGACAACGGTGACACCTGCCAGTACATGGACATCACCCTGCGCTGCCGGGCCGTCGGCGGCGAGGCACGGGTCAACGACGACGAGTCGCTGGACGTGGGCTGGTTCGACATCGACGCCCTGCCCGAACTGAACGAGTTCGGCCTGCTCCGGATCAAGCAGGCTGTGTCGGACACCCCCACATGGTTCGACCCCACTGCCCCCAGCTGA
- the lnt gene encoding apolipoprotein N-acyltransferase: MTVTATSVGESDQLEPRNAPRARTWARRLLPAAAAALSGLLLYVSFPPRTLWWLALPAFAVFGWVLRGRSWKAGLGLGYLFGLGFLLPLLVWTGVEVGPGPWLALVVIEAVFVALVGAGVAAVSKLPAWPLWAAAVWIAGEAARARVPFEGFPWGKVAFGQADGVFLPLAAVGGTPVLGFAVVLCGFGLYEVVRLAVETRRTGTVRRAAAAVGLLSVAVPVVGAVAARPLVSDKAEDGSVTVAAIQGNVPRAGLDFNSQRRAVLDYHARETERLAAQVKAGKVARPDFVLWPENSSDIDPFANPDARAVIDKAARAIGVPISVGGVVERDGKLYNEQILWDPAKGPVDTYDKRQIQPFGEYLPLRSFIGAINKNWTAMVRQDFSRGTEPGVFTMDGAKVGLVTCYEAAFDWTVRSEVTDGAQMISVPSNNATFDRSEMTYQQLAMSRVRAVEHSRTVTVPVTSGVSAMIMPDGKITQKTGMFVADSLVQKVPLRSSQTPATRLGILPEIALVLVAAGGLGWAVGAGLRGRRAGDV, encoded by the coding sequence GTGACCGTCACCGCAACCTCCGTCGGCGAGTCGGACCAGTTGGAGCCGCGGAACGCGCCCCGGGCGCGGACGTGGGCCCGGCGTCTGCTTCCGGCCGCCGCAGCCGCGCTCTCCGGCCTGCTCCTGTACGTCAGCTTCCCGCCCCGCACCCTCTGGTGGCTGGCCCTGCCGGCCTTCGCCGTCTTCGGCTGGGTGCTGCGCGGCCGGAGCTGGAAGGCGGGACTGGGCCTCGGCTACCTCTTCGGCCTCGGCTTTCTGCTGCCGCTGCTGGTGTGGACCGGAGTGGAGGTCGGGCCGGGCCCCTGGCTCGCCCTGGTGGTCATCGAGGCGGTCTTCGTCGCCCTGGTCGGCGCGGGCGTCGCGGCGGTGTCGAAGCTGCCCGCCTGGCCGCTGTGGGCGGCCGCCGTGTGGATCGCCGGAGAGGCGGCACGCGCGCGTGTGCCGTTCGAGGGCTTCCCCTGGGGGAAGGTCGCGTTCGGTCAGGCCGACGGGGTGTTCCTGCCGCTCGCGGCCGTGGGCGGTACCCCGGTGCTCGGCTTCGCCGTGGTCCTGTGCGGCTTCGGACTGTACGAGGTCGTCCGCCTGGCCGTGGAGACCCGGCGGACCGGGACGGTACGACGGGCCGCCGCGGCCGTGGGCCTGCTGAGCGTGGCCGTCCCCGTCGTGGGCGCCGTGGCCGCACGGCCGCTGGTCAGCGACAAGGCCGAGGACGGCAGCGTGACCGTCGCGGCGATCCAGGGCAATGTGCCCCGCGCGGGCCTCGACTTCAACTCCCAGCGCCGGGCCGTGCTCGACTACCACGCGCGCGAGACGGAACGCCTGGCCGCCCAGGTCAAGGCCGGCAAGGTCGCCCGTCCCGACTTCGTCCTGTGGCCGGAGAACTCCTCCGACATCGACCCCTTCGCCAACCCCGACGCCCGCGCCGTGATCGACAAGGCGGCCAGGGCCATCGGCGTGCCCATCTCGGTCGGCGGCGTCGTCGAGCGCGACGGCAAGCTGTACAACGAGCAGATCCTCTGGGACCCGGCCAAGGGCCCCGTCGACACCTACGACAAGCGTCAGATCCAGCCGTTCGGCGAGTACCTGCCGCTGCGCTCGTTCATCGGCGCGATCAACAAGAACTGGACGGCGATGGTCCGCCAGGACTTCAGCCGGGGCACCGAGCCGGGCGTGTTCACCATGGACGGCGCCAAGGTCGGCCTCGTCACCTGCTACGAGGCCGCCTTCGACTGGACCGTGCGCTCCGAGGTCACCGACGGCGCCCAGATGATCTCCGTGCCGAGCAACAACGCCACCTTCGACCGCAGCGAGATGACCTACCAGCAGCTCGCCATGTCCCGGGTCCGCGCGGTCGAGCACAGCAGGACCGTGACGGTGCCGGTGACCAGCGGAGTCAGCGCGATGATCATGCCGGACGGCAAGATCACGCAGAAGACCGGCATGTTCGTCGCCGACTCACTCGTTCAGAAGGTGCCGCTGCGGTCCTCCCAGACCCCCGCCACGCGGCTCGGCATCCTGCCGGAGATCGCCCTCGTGCTGGTCGCGGCCGGCGGACTGGGCTGGGCCGTCGGCGCCGGTCTGCGCGGACGACGCGCTGGTGACGTATAG
- a CDS encoding MFS transporter: protein MTSPATAPPPPANLKRIVTASLIGTTIEWYDFFLYGSAAALVFNKLFFPDSDPLVGTLLSFLTYAVGFAARPLGALVFGHYGDRIGRKKLLVLSLLLMGGATFAIGLLPTHATIGTAAPVLLTVLRLVQGFALGGEWGGAVLLVSEHGDARRRGFWASWPQTGAPAGQLLATGVLSLLTTLLSDAAFGSWGWRIPFLLSGVLVIVGLWIRLSVDESPVFKQALAQAEARKADRAAEAEKLPLVAVLRHHWRDVLIAMGARMAENISYYVITAFILVYATTSAGVSKQTALNAVLIASAVHFVVIPAWGALSDRIGRRPVYVMGAVGVGLWMFPFFSLIDTGGFGNLILAVTVGLVLHGAMYAPQAAFFSEMFATRMRYSGASIGAQFASVAAGAPAPLIATALLADYGSSTPIALYVIAAVVLTVVAVVAAKETRHRDLADVAPDADADRTAAAPAADARTS, encoded by the coding sequence ATGACCTCCCCCGCGACCGCTCCCCCACCCCCCGCCAACCTCAAGCGCATCGTCACGGCCAGCCTCATCGGCACCACCATCGAGTGGTACGACTTCTTCCTCTACGGCTCCGCGGCCGCCCTTGTGTTCAACAAGCTGTTCTTCCCGGACTCCGACCCGCTCGTCGGCACACTGCTGTCGTTCCTGACGTACGCGGTCGGATTCGCGGCCAGGCCCCTCGGCGCGCTGGTGTTCGGGCACTACGGCGACCGGATCGGGCGCAAGAAGCTGCTGGTGCTGAGTCTGCTGTTGATGGGCGGGGCGACGTTCGCGATCGGGCTGCTGCCGACGCACGCCACGATCGGGACGGCCGCGCCGGTCCTGCTCACCGTGCTCCGGCTGGTCCAGGGGTTCGCGCTCGGCGGTGAGTGGGGCGGTGCCGTGCTGCTGGTGTCGGAGCACGGGGACGCGCGGCGGCGGGGATTCTGGGCCTCGTGGCCGCAGACCGGCGCGCCGGCGGGGCAGTTGCTCGCGACCGGTGTCCTCTCCCTGCTGACGACCCTCCTGTCGGACGCCGCGTTCGGAAGCTGGGGCTGGCGGATCCCGTTCCTGCTCTCCGGGGTGCTGGTGATCGTCGGTTTGTGGATTCGTCTGTCTGTCGACGAATCGCCGGTCTTCAAGCAGGCGTTGGCGCAGGCCGAGGCCCGCAAGGCGGACCGGGCCGCGGAGGCGGAGAAGCTGCCGCTCGTCGCCGTGCTGCGGCACCACTGGCGTGACGTCCTGATCGCGATGGGCGCGCGCATGGCGGAGAACATCAGCTACTACGTGATCACCGCGTTCATCCTCGTCTACGCCACCACCTCGGCCGGTGTCTCCAAGCAGACCGCGCTCAACGCGGTGCTGATCGCCTCGGCCGTGCACTTCGTGGTCATCCCGGCGTGGGGCGCGCTCTCCGACCGGATCGGTCGCCGGCCCGTCTATGTGATGGGGGCCGTGGGGGTCGGGCTGTGGATGTTCCCCTTCTTCTCGCTGATCGACACCGGCGGCTTCGGCAACCTGATCCTCGCCGTCACGGTGGGCCTGGTGCTGCACGGGGCGATGTACGCCCCGCAGGCCGCGTTCTTCTCCGAGATGTTCGCGACGCGCATGCGCTACTCCGGAGCGTCCATCGGCGCGCAGTTCGCCTCGGTCGCGGCGGGCGCGCCCGCACCGCTGATCGCGACCGCGCTGCTGGCCGACTACGGCAGCTCCACGCCGATCGCCCTGTACGTCATCGCCGCCGTCGTGCTCACGGTCGTCGCGGTGGTGGCTGCCAAGGAGACCCGCCACCGGGACCTGGCCGATGTCGCCCCTGACGCGGACGCGGACCGGACGGCGGCCGCTCCGGCTGCGGACGCCCGGACCAGCTGA
- a CDS encoding 3-hydroxybutyrate dehydrogenase: protein MTAPRVSPAPHASSLDLGGRTALVTGAAGGIGRACALRLAAAGAKVRAVDRDAAGLETLAEQGHGLAGTVEPHVLDLTDLDAAEEAAAGTDVLVNNAGLQLVRPIEEFPPDAFHLVLTVMLEAPFRLIRGALPHMYGQGWGRIVNVSSVHGLRASAYKSAYVAAKHGLEGLSKTAALEGAPHGVTSNCVNPAYVRTPLVEKQLADQAQAHGIPEERVLSEVLLQDSSLKRLIEPEEVAEAVVYLCGPHASFVTGTSLALDGGWTAH, encoded by the coding sequence ATGACCGCGCCCCGTGTCTCCCCGGCCCCCCACGCCTCCTCGCTCGACCTCGGCGGCCGCACCGCGCTCGTCACCGGCGCCGCCGGCGGCATCGGCCGCGCCTGCGCGCTGCGGCTCGCGGCTGCCGGGGCGAAGGTGAGAGCCGTCGACCGGGACGCCGCGGGCCTGGAGACGCTCGCCGAACAGGGCCACGGCCTCGCGGGCACGGTGGAACCGCACGTCCTCGACCTCACCGATCTGGACGCCGCCGAAGAGGCCGCCGCGGGCACCGACGTGCTCGTCAACAACGCCGGGCTCCAGCTGGTGCGCCCCATCGAGGAGTTCCCGCCCGACGCCTTCCACCTGGTGCTCACGGTGATGCTGGAGGCACCGTTCCGGCTCATCCGCGGTGCGTTGCCCCACATGTACGGCCAGGGGTGGGGCCGCATCGTGAATGTGTCGTCCGTCCACGGGCTGCGTGCCTCGGCCTACAAGTCGGCCTATGTGGCCGCCAAACACGGCCTGGAGGGACTCTCCAAGACCGCCGCCCTGGAAGGCGCACCCCACGGAGTCACCTCGAACTGTGTGAACCCCGCCTATGTGCGCACACCCCTGGTGGAAAAGCAGCTCGCCGACCAGGCGCAGGCGCACGGCATCCCCGAGGAGCGCGTCCTGTCCGAGGTGCTGCTGCAGGACAGCTCCCTCAAGCGGCTCATCGAACCGGAGGAGGTCGCCGAGGCCGTGGTGTATCTGTGCGGCCCGCACGCGTCCTTCGTGACCGGCACGTCGCTCGCGCTCGACGGCGGCTGGACCGCCCATTGA
- a CDS encoding helix-turn-helix domain-containing protein: MSSDHVQSAERSAAGAVEAPAAEAEVPPADAEMPRADAGMPPADAETPFLELLARGASADAYEQPVLLARAEGRSAEWIAALQRAKPLALRVRSELEGRRRREAELSALFETAHDLAGLRDLDAVLQAIVQRARSLLGTDVAYLSLNDPARGDTHMRVTEGSVAARFQQLRLGMGEGLGGLVAQTARPYVTDDYFKDDRFQHTRTIDAGVRDEGLVAILGVPLMLGHHVIGVLFAADRRARVFEREQIALLGSFAALAAAAIDTANLLAETRSALADLELANEIIRDRSGVIERASDVHDRLAELVLRGGGVHDVAAAVSEVLDGTVVFAEAAAAPAEALESSRADGHAVRFEDDWIAAVAAGGELLGALVLRGHPGLDPVDQRTLERAAMVTSLLLLARRSAAEAEQRVRGELLDDLLDARDRDPRLLRERAARLHADLDAVHVVLAARLEGGAADADQEADSRRRLAAAASHLAATRHGLAAARDGGTVLLLPLGPGDSATDLARRAARHLGTAVHTPVTVGASAPAEDLATRTDGVATAYAEARRCLDALRLLGRSGDGAAAEDFGFLGLLLAGDRDIPGFVDRTIGQVVTYDRRRGTELLRTLDAYFACGMSPARTKDELHVHVNTVAQRLERVGRLLGDDWQTPARALEIQLALRLHRLSEPGRH; the protein is encoded by the coding sequence ATGTCCAGCGATCACGTGCAGTCAGCCGAGCGCTCCGCCGCCGGTGCCGTCGAAGCGCCGGCGGCCGAGGCCGAGGTGCCTCCGGCGGACGCCGAGATGCCTCGGGCCGACGCCGGGATGCCTCCGGCCGATGCCGAGACGCCCTTCCTCGAGCTGCTGGCCCGGGGCGCCTCCGCCGACGCCTACGAGCAGCCGGTGCTGCTCGCGCGCGCCGAAGGCCGGTCCGCGGAGTGGATCGCCGCGCTCCAGCGGGCCAAGCCGCTCGCGCTGCGCGTGCGCTCCGAGCTGGAGGGACGGCGCCGTCGCGAGGCCGAGCTGTCCGCCCTGTTCGAGACCGCCCACGACCTCGCCGGGCTGCGCGACCTCGACGCCGTGCTCCAGGCGATCGTGCAGCGAGCCCGTTCGCTGCTGGGCACGGACGTCGCCTATCTCAGCCTGAACGACCCGGCGAGAGGCGACACCCATATGCGGGTCACCGAGGGCTCGGTCGCGGCTCGTTTCCAGCAGTTGCGGCTCGGCATGGGGGAGGGCCTCGGCGGTCTGGTCGCGCAGACCGCCCGCCCGTACGTCACCGACGACTACTTCAAGGACGACCGCTTCCAGCACACCCGCACCATCGACGCGGGCGTGCGGGACGAGGGGCTCGTGGCCATCCTCGGCGTGCCGCTGATGCTCGGGCACCACGTCATCGGCGTGCTCTTCGCCGCGGACCGCCGGGCCCGGGTCTTCGAGCGGGAGCAGATCGCCCTGCTCGGCTCCTTCGCCGCCCTCGCCGCGGCCGCCATCGACACGGCCAACCTGCTCGCCGAGACCCGGTCGGCCCTCGCCGATCTGGAGCTCGCCAACGAGATCATCCGGGACCGCAGCGGCGTCATCGAGCGGGCCTCCGATGTGCACGACCGGCTCGCCGAGCTGGTCCTGCGGGGCGGCGGGGTGCACGACGTGGCCGCCGCGGTCTCCGAGGTCCTCGACGGCACGGTCGTCTTCGCCGAGGCCGCCGCCGCACCGGCCGAGGCCCTGGAATCGTCCCGCGCGGACGGGCACGCCGTGCGGTTCGAGGACGACTGGATCGCCGCTGTCGCAGCAGGTGGGGAACTGCTCGGCGCCCTGGTGCTGCGGGGCCACCCGGGGCTCGACCCCGTCGACCAGCGCACCCTGGAGCGCGCCGCCATGGTCACCTCCCTGCTGCTCCTCGCCCGCCGGTCCGCCGCCGAGGCCGAACAGCGCGTACGCGGCGAACTGCTCGACGACCTGCTGGACGCCCGCGACCGCGATCCGCGCCTGCTGCGGGAGCGCGCGGCCCGACTGCACGCCGACCTCGACGCCGTCCACGTGGTGCTGGCCGCGCGTCTCGAAGGCGGCGCGGCCGACGCCGACCAGGAGGCGGACTCCCGCAGACGCCTGGCGGCCGCGGCGTCCCACCTCGCCGCCACCCGGCACGGCCTGGCCGCCGCGCGCGACGGAGGCACCGTCCTGCTGCTGCCCCTCGGTCCCGGCGACAGCGCCACCGACCTGGCCCGCCGCGCCGCCCGCCACCTGGGCACGGCGGTCCACACGCCGGTCACCGTCGGAGCCTCCGCACCCGCCGAGGACCTCGCCACCCGCACCGACGGCGTGGCGACGGCCTACGCGGAGGCCCGGCGCTGCCTCGACGCCCTGCGGCTGCTCGGCCGCTCCGGGGACGGGGCCGCCGCCGAGGACTTCGGCTTCCTGGGGCTGCTCCTGGCCGGCGACCGGGACATACCCGGCTTCGTCGACCGCACCATCGGCCAGGTCGTCACCTACGACCGACGACGCGGCACCGAACTGCTGCGCACCCTCGACGCGTACTTCGCCTGCGGTATGAGCCCCGCCCGCACCAAGGACGAACTGCACGTCCATGTGAACACGGTCGCCCAGCGCCTGGAGCGGGTCGGCCGCCTCCTCGGCGACGACTGGCAGACCCCGGCCCGCGCCCTGGAGATCCAGCTAGCCCTGCGTCTGCACCGGTTGTCGGAGCCCGGACGGCACTGA